From Lycium ferocissimum isolate CSIRO_LF1 chromosome 12, AGI_CSIRO_Lferr_CH_V1, whole genome shotgun sequence, one genomic window encodes:
- the LOC132041137 gene encoding uncharacterized protein LOC132041137, translated as MAGKAVKSVAKAVGGNQYPWQEKLVKYKDELSKGVWGYWELGAWKPLGISARHRARLRKEVVLAGQDWPYDPARKETRTKQKGHKCDRISAEKRAKTAELMQKMPEMLADYRKRKWERKMKAEEDAARKAVQE; from the coding sequence ATGGCTGGAAAAGCTGTAAAGTCTGTAGCAAAAGCAGTTGGGGGAAATCAATATCCGTGGCAAGAAAAGTTGGTAAAATACAAGGATGAGCTATCAAAGGGAGTTTGGGGTTACTGGGAGCTTGGGGCCTGGAAACCTCTGGGTATCAGTGCTCGCCATCGAGCTCGGCTCCGCAAGGAAGTTGTTCTTGCTGGACAAGATTGGCCATACGATCCAGCGAGGAAGGAAACGAGAACGAAGCAGAAAGGGCACAAGTGCGACAGAATATCAGCAGAAAAACGGGCTAAGACTGCTGAACTGATGCAAAAAATGCCGGAAATGTTGGCTGATTATAGGAAGAGAAAGTGGGAAAGGAAGATGAAAGCAGAAGAAGATGCTGCCAGAAAAGCAGTGCAAGAGTAG